From Methanosarcina lacustris Z-7289, one genomic window encodes:
- a CDS encoding 2-oxoacid:ferredoxin oxidoreductase subunit beta, producing MPTSEDYEGQVPAWCPGCGNFQILSTIKQALVELGIEPWEVLLVSGIGQSGKLPHYMKCHTFNGLHGRTLPVATAAKLANHFLHVIAVAGDGDCYGEGGNHFLHAIRKNPNITLFVHDNQIYGLTKGQASPTTARGTHTKIQPYGISSEPLNPLATAISLDCSFVARGFAGDQEHLKELMKAAITHKGFSLLDILQPCVTFNKVNTFRWYRERVYKLEDEYDPYNRIKAFERSLEWGDKIPNGIFYKNDKETLEEMVPTIRKEPLVRQKFSIEAVKHEIDKFY from the coding sequence ATGCCTACCTCTGAAGACTATGAAGGACAGGTCCCTGCCTGGTGTCCAGGATGTGGAAACTTCCAGATCCTCTCAACTATCAAGCAGGCACTTGTTGAACTTGGCATCGAGCCATGGGAAGTCCTGCTGGTTTCGGGAATCGGCCAGAGTGGAAAACTGCCCCATTACATGAAGTGCCACACCTTCAACGGGTTGCATGGAAGGACCCTGCCTGTTGCCACAGCTGCAAAACTTGCCAACCATTTCCTGCATGTGATTGCAGTTGCCGGAGACGGGGACTGTTACGGGGAAGGAGGAAATCATTTTCTCCATGCCATCCGCAAGAACCCGAATATCACCCTTTTCGTGCATGACAACCAGATCTACGGGCTTACCAAAGGACAGGCCTCACCCACAACAGCCAGAGGTACTCACACAAAAATCCAGCCTTATGGAATCTCTTCTGAGCCCCTGAACCCCCTTGCGACGGCAATCTCCCTTGACTGCAGCTTTGTAGCCAGAGGTTTTGCCGGGGACCAGGAGCACCTCAAAGAGCTGATGAAGGCTGCTATCACACACAAAGGCTTTTCCCTGCTTGATATTCTTCAGCCCTGTGTCACTTTTAATAAAGTGAATACCTTCAGGTGGTACCGGGAAAGAGTTTACAAACTCGAAGACGAATACGACCCTTACAACCGCATAAAAGCGTTTGAGCGGTCTCTTGAATGGGGAGACAAAATCCCTAACGGCATCTTTTACAAAAACGATAAGGAAACCCTGGAAGAAATGGTGCCGACAATTCGTAAAGAGCCCCTTGTGAGGCAAAAATTTTCAATCGAAGCCGTAAAGCACGAGATTGATAAATTTTATTAA
- a CDS encoding 2-oxoacid:acceptor oxidoreductase subunit alpha: MEVKFLDYTLRIGGEAGQGLQTIGGALAKIFSRTGYHVFTHQDYMSRVRGGHNYYQVRFSDQKVSASRDMVDILLALDLNTVEIHKKSVRDDGFVLYDSETIKKKFEGPEFIDVPFKKIALDVGKSSIMANTVATGAVLGLLDLGLESLKEILKSTFKKKGDEIIEKNIACAKAGYDYVLSNCPRCEGVEIREPEGKKLMLIDGIQAIGMGALMSGCKFYSAYPMTPSTGILNYLASKAEEFGLVVEQAEDEISAINMAIGASFAGVRAMTGSSGGGFALMVEGLSLAGITETPLVIAEIQRPGPATGLPTRTEQADLLFILYAGHGEFPKVVFEPGTPEQAFYLTNRAFELAEKYQIPVFIQSDQYLGDTEWTFENFDLEHLIYNDYRLREKDLEGIEEYKRYKYSDTGISLLAVPGESGKHLVVADSDEHDEEGHIIEDAETRIKMVRKRLLKKMPLIKKEIEAPLLYGDPSPEIVLVGHGSTYGVIKEVVDILSKDRKIAMMHFSQIYPLSERDRFDYIELLENAKLAISIENNAMGQFAKFIRAETGFEFTHQILKYDGRPFTIENLKEEVDAYL; the protein is encoded by the coding sequence TTGGAGGTTAAGTTTCTGGACTATACACTTCGAATAGGGGGAGAGGCAGGGCAGGGGCTGCAGACTATAGGAGGAGCTCTTGCCAAAATATTTTCCCGAACAGGATACCATGTATTTACACACCAGGACTACATGTCCAGGGTCCGCGGCGGACATAATTATTATCAGGTCCGCTTTTCAGACCAGAAGGTATCGGCTTCCAGGGATATGGTCGACATTCTTCTCGCCCTTGACCTGAACACGGTCGAGATTCACAAAAAAAGCGTAAGAGACGATGGATTTGTACTGTATGACTCCGAGACTATCAAGAAGAAGTTTGAAGGGCCTGAATTTATAGATGTTCCCTTCAAAAAAATAGCCCTTGATGTCGGAAAAAGCAGTATCATGGCAAATACCGTAGCAACCGGGGCAGTGCTTGGCCTTCTGGACCTCGGGCTCGAGAGCCTGAAGGAAATCCTGAAAAGTACTTTCAAGAAAAAAGGGGACGAGATAATTGAGAAAAACATAGCCTGTGCAAAAGCAGGATACGACTATGTCCTCTCAAACTGCCCACGCTGCGAGGGCGTTGAAATTCGGGAGCCTGAAGGAAAAAAGCTCATGCTTATAGACGGGATTCAGGCAATCGGGATGGGAGCTCTCATGTCCGGCTGCAAGTTTTATTCTGCATATCCCATGACGCCTTCGACAGGGATTCTGAATTACCTTGCCTCAAAAGCAGAAGAATTCGGTCTTGTTGTAGAACAGGCTGAAGATGAAATCTCAGCCATTAATATGGCAATAGGAGCCTCTTTTGCAGGAGTAAGGGCAATGACAGGAAGTTCGGGAGGCGGGTTTGCCCTGATGGTAGAAGGGCTCTCCCTGGCAGGAATAACCGAAACCCCTCTTGTGATTGCAGAAATACAGCGTCCCGGACCGGCTACGGGTTTACCCACTCGCACTGAACAGGCGGACCTGCTTTTCATATTATACGCAGGGCACGGAGAGTTTCCAAAGGTTGTCTTTGAGCCTGGGACCCCAGAACAGGCTTTTTATCTCACAAACAGGGCTTTCGAACTTGCAGAAAAGTACCAGATTCCTGTATTTATCCAGTCCGACCAGTACCTTGGGGATACCGAGTGGACCTTTGAAAACTTTGACCTTGAGCACCTGATCTACAATGATTACCGACTGAGGGAAAAAGACCTGGAAGGGATAGAGGAGTACAAACGCTACAAATATTCGGATACAGGGATTTCCCTGCTTGCAGTCCCCGGTGAATCTGGAAAGCACCTTGTTGTAGCTGACAGCGATGAACATGATGAAGAAGGGCATATTATAGAGGACGCCGAAACCCGCATCAAAATGGTCCGGAAAAGGCTGCTTAAAAAAATGCCACTTATAAAAAAAGAAATCGAAGCTCCGTTGCTGTATGGAGACCCCTCTCCTGAAATAGTACTTGTAGGGCATGGCTCGACCTATGGCGTAATAAAAGAGGTGGTGGATATCCTCTCTAAGGACAGGAAGATTGCTATGATGCATTTCAGCCAGATCTACCCGCTTTCCGAAAGGGATAGGTTCGATTACATTGAGCTTCTTGAGAATGCAAAGCTTGCCATCTCTATAGAAAACAATGCCATGGGCCAGTTTGCAAAATTCATAAGAGCCGAAACAGGATTTGAATTTACCCACCAGATCTTAAAGTACGATGGAAGGCCGTTTACCATTGAAAACCTGAAGGAGGAAGTAGATGCCTACCTCTGA
- the hmgA gene encoding hydroxymethylglutaryl-CoA reductase (NADPH), with product MFLKDNDLTEDEKLLLQKVLDGDIAFRKIEEFADPLTAVKIRRLAIQEYAKLEFEHIQNFSLDVETVTKKNIENMIGAVQIPLGVAGLLKVNGEYADAEYYIPLATTEGALVASVNRGCSVITKSGGANVRVFEDEMTRAPVFKLESLDRTKKFYEWVKSPEIFEQMKTVAEKTTRFGKLLSVKPFVTGTYVYLRFSYDTKDAMGMNMVTIATDAVMHLIEDEFGAHPITLSGNMCTDKKPASISTILGRGKTVVAEVTIPEEIVKETLKCTPDAMFEVNYSKNLLGSARAGALGFNAHAANVIAAVYLACGQDAAHVVEGSTAITSMELTKYGEIHCSVTLPALPVGTVGGGTGLGTQRDCLNILGVAGTGDIPGINSRKFAEIVASAVLAGEISLIGAQAAGHLARAHAQLGRGKF from the coding sequence ATGTTTTTAAAAGATAATGACCTTACTGAGGACGAAAAACTTCTTTTACAGAAGGTTCTCGACGGAGATATAGCCTTTCGTAAGATTGAAGAGTTTGCAGACCCGTTAACAGCCGTCAAAATTCGGAGACTTGCCATTCAGGAGTACGCGAAACTCGAATTTGAACATATCCAGAACTTCTCTTTAGACGTGGAAACTGTAACAAAGAAGAATATTGAAAACATGATAGGAGCAGTTCAGATTCCCCTTGGAGTTGCCGGACTTCTGAAGGTTAACGGGGAATATGCAGACGCTGAATACTATATACCTCTGGCTACAACGGAAGGTGCCCTTGTTGCCAGCGTAAATCGCGGCTGCTCAGTCATCACAAAGTCAGGGGGAGCAAATGTCAGAGTTTTTGAAGACGAAATGACCAGGGCGCCGGTATTTAAGCTTGAGAGCCTCGACAGGACAAAAAAATTTTATGAATGGGTGAAAAGTCCTGAAATTTTCGAGCAGATGAAAACAGTTGCTGAAAAGACTACCCGGTTTGGAAAACTGCTCTCTGTAAAGCCCTTCGTGACCGGAACGTATGTCTATCTCAGGTTTTCCTATGACACAAAAGATGCAATGGGCATGAATATGGTAACCATAGCCACAGATGCAGTGATGCACCTCATAGAAGACGAGTTTGGCGCACATCCTATAACCCTTTCGGGAAATATGTGCACCGACAAAAAACCTGCGTCCATAAGTACCATTCTCGGTAGAGGAAAGACTGTGGTTGCCGAAGTTACCATTCCTGAAGAGATAGTTAAAGAAACCCTCAAGTGTACTCCAGATGCAATGTTTGAGGTGAATTACAGTAAAAATCTGCTTGGTTCGGCAAGAGCAGGAGCCCTGGGATTTAATGCCCATGCTGCAAACGTTATCGCTGCTGTCTACCTTGCCTGCGGACAGGATGCTGCCCATGTTGTCGAAGGCAGCACCGCAATTACGAGTATGGAACTAACAAAATATGGGGAAATTCATTGTTCTGTCACCCTTCCAGCCCTTCCTGTAGGTACAGTCGGAGGAGGCACTGGCCTTGGAACCCAGAGAGATTGCCTGAATATTCTCGGCGTCGCCGGCACAGGAGATATCCCCGGAATAAACTCGCGAAAGTTTGCAGAAATTGTAGCTTCTGCCGTACTTGCAGGAGAGATTTCCCTAATAGGAGCACAGGCCGCCGGACACCTTGCCCGCGCCCATGCCCAGCTCGGCCGTGGAAAATTCTGA
- a CDS encoding DsrE family protein, with protein MTKVEKVLLLLKNMVYESTSPQETLKFAKYYRSRGLDVLVILWGPMGVLLAKKDKTRGSPKYDASVHECIEMGIEFRCCQLASDMIGLKKEELIPGIEFICSKDVAELFLTYSEENQLIINF; from the coding sequence ATGACAAAAGTCGAAAAGGTATTACTGCTACTCAAAAATATGGTGTACGAAAGCACCAGCCCGCAGGAAACTCTCAAGTTCGCGAAGTATTATAGAAGTAGAGGGCTCGACGTTCTGGTTATTCTGTGGGGACCTATGGGAGTATTGCTTGCAAAGAAAGATAAAACGAGAGGGTCACCCAAGTACGATGCCTCTGTTCATGAATGCATCGAGATGGGAATAGAATTCCGGTGCTGTCAACTTGCCTCAGATATGATCGGCCTTAAAAAGGAAGAATTGATCCCGGGAATTGAGTTTATTTGCTCTAAAGATGTGGCTGAACTTTTTCTGACGTACAGCGAGGAAAACCAGCTGATAATAAACTTCTGA
- a CDS encoding PAS domain S-box protein — translation MEEFLLNSPSPVLRIEKEGVILYANEAGKSLLEAWGSGVGEKVPVKIRETVRKAALKKKSEYMELETGEKTYSATFIPSADGKYTILHASDVTFSKQAAKKLSLKLSLIDRYQEALSQITELALKTSDIRTLLEESLTLIAATLDVEYCKILKILPDGNFLFETGIGWKIEDIGKVIERDAASTAVYTVLSKKPIQIEELNRKGSIDGMGLKGYQEIINGISVLIGRVEKPYGVLTVHSTKKETFTKEETSFLNSIASLISLTIERNKVESTLREKIHYLETLLDTIPAPVFYTDKEGVYRGCNELFARMILGSSKEQVTRCSVDELSETIPPELGDVFRRVDRQLLQRGGSQVYESKVMCSDGIIRQFLFNKAVYRNLNGTVEGLVGVMLDITGRKLTEENLLKSEERYRLAAEQTGQLIYEFDLQNGHVEWAGAVTELTGYSYNEMQDFTYYDWLYHIPSEERRRVQKEFKKCWNTGEKFNEEFRFRRKDGSYFFVENKGVYLRDEEGCVCKALGVMKDITEIKLSSEKLKESEELYRSFLQNFKGIAFKVDRDFTPLFLEGALEEITGYTGEDFISGRINLPDIIYPEDRPLFSISRKKMRSSPNSIMEHEYRLTRKDGTVKWVHELIHNICDASGKTEFIQGYAYDITLKKKAEETLEKAEAIGMREIHHRIKNNLQVVSSLLSLQADKFKDKDVIEAFRESENRVISMSIIHEELHKSEDTTSIDFEAYLRKLTSDLLYSYRVGNEKIRLFLDIGHIFIGVDTAVPLGIIINELFSNSLKYAFSKGVEGEIRISLCRKPEALEPGSAPEKDTGIKDTGITDSGMYPGFTLVYSDNGGHFPENIDIKNPETLGLQLVNALVEQIDGTIDLEKGEETKYTIQFDDKDLPEKS, via the coding sequence ATGGAAGAATTCCTTTTAAACAGCCCCAGCCCTGTCCTCAGGATCGAAAAAGAAGGAGTAATTCTCTATGCTAATGAAGCAGGAAAATCATTACTTGAAGCATGGGGAAGCGGGGTCGGAGAAAAAGTTCCCGTGAAAATCCGGGAAACTGTGCGGAAAGCAGCCCTTAAGAAGAAATCAGAATACATGGAACTTGAAACAGGCGAAAAAACATATTCAGCCACTTTCATACCTTCTGCTGACGGCAAATATACTATTCTTCATGCATCGGATGTCACTTTTTCTAAACAGGCCGCAAAAAAACTATCTTTAAAACTATCTTTAATAGATAGATATCAGGAAGCCCTTTCCCAGATTACTGAACTGGCCCTCAAAACCTCTGACATCCGGACCCTGCTGGAAGAATCCTTAACTTTGATTGCTGCTACACTTGACGTAGAATATTGCAAAATTTTGAAAATTTTACCTGATGGAAACTTTCTGTTTGAAACAGGAATCGGATGGAAGATCGAAGATATAGGCAAGGTTATAGAAAGAGATGCAGCTTCGACTGCCGTGTACACAGTACTTTCAAAAAAACCTATCCAGATAGAAGAATTAAACAGAAAGGGTTCTATTGACGGAATGGGACTCAAGGGATATCAGGAAATAATTAATGGAATAAGTGTCCTGATCGGAAGGGTTGAAAAACCTTATGGAGTACTGACAGTTCACAGCACAAAGAAAGAGACATTTACAAAAGAAGAAACTTCTTTTTTGAATAGCATTGCATCCCTTATCTCGTTAACCATTGAACGAAATAAAGTAGAGAGTACCCTCCGCGAAAAGATACATTATCTTGAAACTCTGCTTGATACGATTCCGGCTCCCGTATTTTATACAGACAAAGAAGGGGTCTACCGCGGCTGCAACGAACTCTTTGCGAGGATGATTCTTGGGAGCTCAAAGGAACAGGTAACAAGATGCTCTGTAGATGAACTTTCCGAAACGATTCCACCCGAACTTGGGGACGTTTTCAGAAGAGTGGACCGGCAGCTGCTCCAGAGAGGAGGAAGCCAGGTTTACGAGTCTAAAGTCATGTGCTCTGACGGAATAATCCGACAGTTTCTTTTCAATAAAGCCGTATACAGGAACCTTAATGGGACTGTGGAGGGGCTTGTAGGAGTAATGCTTGATATAACCGGGCGCAAACTTACCGAAGAGAACCTGTTAAAGAGTGAAGAACGATATAGGCTGGCTGCCGAACAGACAGGGCAGTTGATATACGAATTTGACCTGCAAAATGGACATGTTGAATGGGCAGGGGCAGTCACGGAACTCACGGGCTATAGCTACAACGAGATGCAGGATTTTACTTACTATGATTGGCTTTATCACATTCCCTCCGAAGAGCGCAGAAGAGTGCAAAAGGAATTCAAGAAGTGCTGGAACACAGGAGAAAAGTTCAATGAAGAATTCAGGTTCCGGCGAAAAGATGGAAGCTATTTTTTCGTGGAAAACAAAGGCGTCTATCTGAGGGATGAAGAAGGTTGCGTATGCAAAGCCCTTGGGGTGATGAAAGACATTACTGAAATCAAACTTTCCTCGGAAAAACTGAAGGAAAGCGAAGAACTCTACCGTTCATTTTTACAGAATTTTAAAGGGATCGCATTTAAGGTTGACAGGGATTTTACCCCACTCTTTCTGGAAGGAGCTCTTGAGGAAATAACCGGATACACAGGAGAAGACTTTATCTCCGGCAGAATTAATTTGCCAGATATCATTTATCCAGAAGACAGGCCACTATTCTCTATAAGCCGGAAAAAAATGAGATCTTCCCCTAACTCCATTATGGAGCATGAGTACAGGCTCACGAGGAAAGATGGAACTGTAAAGTGGGTTCATGAGTTAATCCACAACATATGTGACGCCTCAGGAAAAACCGAATTTATCCAAGGTTATGCTTATGATATTACTCTGAAGAAAAAAGCCGAGGAAACCCTTGAAAAAGCTGAAGCTATCGGTATGAGGGAAATTCACCATAGGATCAAGAATAACCTTCAGGTAGTTTCCTCCCTGCTCAGCCTTCAGGCTGATAAGTTCAAAGATAAAGATGTTATTGAAGCCTTCAGAGAAAGCGAAAACCGCGTTATCTCCATGTCCATAATCCATGAGGAACTTCATAAATCAGAGGACACGACAAGCATAGATTTTGAAGCCTATCTCAGGAAACTAACCTCTGACCTTCTGTACTCTTACAGGGTTGGGAACGAGAAAATCCGGCTTTTCCTTGATATAGGCCATATATTCATCGGAGTCGACACGGCAGTTCCCCTCGGAATAATAATCAACGAACTTTTCTCAAATTCCCTGAAATATGCGTTTTCGAAAGGGGTAGAGGGGGAAATCCGGATCTCTCTTTGCAGAAAACCTGAAGCTCTGGAGCCTGGCAGTGCACCTGAAAAAGATACCGGTATAAAAGATACCGGTATAACAGACTCAGGGATGTACCCAGGATTTACACTGGTTTATTCGGATAATGGGGGACATTTTCCCGAAAACATCGATATTAAAAATCCTGAAACCCTTGGTTTGCAACTTGTGAATGCTCTGGTCGAACAGATAGATGGGACAATCGACCTTGAAAAAGGAGAGGAAACAAAATATACTATCCAGTTCGATGACAAGGACCTTCCGGAGAAGAGTTGA
- a CDS encoding universal stress protein, with amino-acid sequence MGSEILELEGKKLTTKLNEFSRKVDYMEPLNTTTRKEVQSRETFSLPYKREEFGMKEGTCKKIMVATDGSQLAKKAVDKAIELSRLSGAKLFAVYVVVPTIHSARDFGWEKAAMEHFRNEGKAATLFVEDAAKSTGVEVESVLLEGHPADKIVEFAEQNGIEMIVIGTLGKTGLDRFLLGSVAENVVRHSKTPVLVVRGEVQE; translated from the coding sequence ATGGGATCTGAAATTCTGGAACTGGAAGGAAAAAAACTGACCACAAAGCTAAATGAGTTTTCCCGAAAAGTAGACTATATGGAGCCCTTGAATACGACTACGAGAAAAGAAGTGCAGTCGAGAGAAACTTTCAGCTTGCCATATAAAAGAGAGGAATTTGGTATGAAAGAGGGAACTTGCAAAAAAATAATGGTTGCAACCGACGGTTCACAGCTTGCTAAAAAAGCGGTTGATAAGGCGATTGAACTTTCCAGACTCAGTGGAGCTAAACTTTTCGCTGTATATGTGGTAGTCCCGACGATACATTCTGCCAGGGACTTTGGCTGGGAAAAGGCTGCCATGGAACACTTCAGAAATGAAGGAAAAGCAGCTACTCTTTTTGTGGAAGATGCCGCAAAATCTACAGGAGTAGAAGTGGAATCGGTACTTCTGGAAGGACACCCCGCAGATAAAATCGTAGAATTTGCGGAACAGAACGGCATTGAAATGATTGTAATAGGAACACTCGGGAAAACCGGACTCGACAGGTTCCTGCTCGGAAGTGTAGCTGAAAACGTTGTGAGGCATTCAAAGACACCTGTACTCGTGGTAAGAGGGGAAGTACAGGAATAA
- a CDS encoding TldD/PmbA family protein, which translates to MYELARKALKLVEEAGAEEAEIYYAANHSTGVNFKKDALENAKDRFSEGLGIRAIVNGAVGFASTNFAGELENTVKIAVAEARVRENDPDWVALPSNGKYPQVSGIFDKKVEALELEECIGYAVELVKGTKEIPGTLPTSGGFTRSKSRRLILNTNGIEIEEESTGVSGFVDVITVNGDTSTAYDFAVSRSLDIDFFALGKNASELALKSRGGIKIEQQKTDVIFHPFAFSDILEEALAPSIDADNVQKGRSGLIDKIGEEIAVPELCIYDDGLVEAGIDTSASDDEGVPSQHTTVIENGVLETYLYDNYTAGKAGVKSTGNGSRSSYTSSPGVGLRNFVIDHPQEDIIANTTSGVFVNTIIGAHTANSISGDFSVEARNAFTIKDGVLDKPVKSLMISGNVFELLKNITGAGFDVRKVGGIITPSIRVSGMSVIG; encoded by the coding sequence GTGTACGAGCTTGCAAGAAAAGCCCTTAAACTGGTAGAAGAAGCAGGGGCTGAAGAAGCTGAAATTTATTACGCTGCAAACCACTCAACAGGCGTCAATTTCAAAAAGGATGCACTTGAAAACGCTAAAGACCGTTTCTCGGAAGGTCTGGGAATCCGTGCCATTGTAAATGGCGCAGTGGGTTTTGCCAGCACCAATTTTGCAGGAGAACTCGAGAACACCGTAAAGATCGCGGTTGCAGAAGCCAGGGTTCGAGAAAATGATCCTGACTGGGTAGCCCTCCCTTCCAACGGGAAATACCCCCAGGTCTCAGGCATCTTCGATAAAAAGGTTGAGGCTCTTGAACTTGAAGAATGCATTGGCTATGCCGTAGAACTCGTTAAAGGGACAAAAGAGATTCCAGGCACGCTCCCGACTTCAGGGGGTTTTACCCGTTCAAAGAGCAGGCGGCTTATCCTGAACACAAACGGAATCGAAATTGAAGAAGAATCTACAGGAGTTTCCGGTTTCGTCGATGTGATAACCGTAAATGGGGACACCTCTACAGCTTATGATTTTGCTGTTTCCCGTTCCCTTGATATTGATTTCTTTGCTCTCGGGAAAAATGCTTCCGAACTTGCCCTGAAATCCAGGGGAGGAATAAAAATAGAGCAGCAGAAAACCGATGTTATCTTTCATCCATTTGCCTTTTCGGACATCCTCGAAGAAGCCCTTGCTCCTTCAATTGATGCGGATAATGTGCAGAAAGGAAGGTCAGGCCTGATAGATAAAATCGGGGAAGAAATAGCTGTCCCTGAACTGTGCATTTATGATGACGGGCTGGTTGAAGCAGGCATAGATACCTCGGCTTCGGACGATGAAGGTGTCCCTTCACAGCATACCACAGTTATTGAAAACGGTGTGCTTGAAACTTATCTCTATGACAACTATACCGCAGGAAAAGCCGGTGTGAAAAGCACAGGAAACGGCTCAAGGTCCTCCTATACAAGTTCTCCTGGAGTAGGGCTCAGGAACTTTGTTATCGATCACCCCCAGGAGGATATTATTGCAAATACTACCTCAGGAGTTTTCGTAAACACGATTATCGGTGCCCATACTGCAAATTCAATCTCCGGGGATTTTTCCGTAGAAGCCAGAAATGCCTTCACGATCAAGGACGGAGTCCTGGATAAGCCTGTAAAGTCCCTCATGATTTCGGGCAACGTCTTCGAACTCCTGAAGAACATCACAGGTGCAGGCTTTGACGTAAGGAAGGTCGGAGGCATCATCACACCTTCAATCCGGGTTTCCGGCATGAGTGTTATAGGATAA
- a CDS encoding TldD/PmbA family protein, whose protein sequence is MKGIMQDIKFYDCRVIEGSSTSIVLDNGKIDEISRNFTKGAGVRALCGGSWGYTAVEGDIDLKRGVDAASKLAFSMNASTPKEEVELAAVSSPDVKDLPEIRVDPRDIAIEEKVDLLKNMEEHAKIAGIHSTNVMYLESEFKIQYRSSEGLECEYELLNVGFAVSAVASENGVYQAGRESRFGYGYELFENENVLELAENAGKTAIELLKAKTPKGGKMPVVLDQELAGVFAHEAVGHASEADLVLEGDSILENRIGEQIASPLITIIDDPTLHEFGYYPFDAEGSKSKRTEIIRDGVFNSYLHSRETAAKLGGTPGNCRAQGYSMPVVRMSNTFIDNGDSKFEEMLEDVRDGMYLVGSRGGQVNTGEGIFQFNAEKGYLIKNGELSGLLRDVSLSGNTLEILNHVTHVGNDLKMTAGRCGKAGQLVPVSDGSPHIAISKALVGGA, encoded by the coding sequence ATGAAAGGCATTATGCAGGACATAAAATTTTATGACTGCAGGGTGATAGAAGGCAGTTCCACTTCTATCGTCCTGGATAACGGAAAGATCGACGAAATATCCAGAAACTTTACAAAGGGGGCCGGAGTAAGGGCCCTCTGCGGAGGTTCCTGGGGCTATACGGCTGTTGAAGGGGATATAGACCTTAAACGAGGGGTCGATGCTGCCTCAAAACTTGCTTTTTCTATGAATGCCAGCACCCCTAAAGAAGAAGTAGAACTTGCAGCCGTAAGTTCTCCTGATGTAAAGGACCTTCCTGAAATCAGGGTTGACCCGAGAGACATTGCAATTGAAGAAAAGGTAGACCTTTTGAAGAATATGGAAGAGCATGCAAAAATTGCAGGCATTCACAGTACAAATGTAATGTATCTTGAATCCGAATTTAAAATTCAGTACAGAAGTTCCGAAGGTCTGGAATGTGAATATGAACTTTTGAATGTCGGGTTTGCAGTCTCTGCTGTTGCTTCGGAAAACGGCGTATATCAGGCAGGTCGAGAAAGCCGTTTCGGGTATGGTTATGAGCTTTTTGAGAACGAAAACGTCCTCGAACTTGCCGAAAATGCAGGAAAGACCGCAATTGAACTTTTGAAGGCTAAAACCCCCAAAGGCGGAAAAATGCCTGTAGTGCTTGACCAGGAACTGGCAGGAGTATTTGCCCATGAAGCTGTAGGGCATGCTTCGGAAGCCGATCTTGTGCTTGAAGGGGATTCCATTCTTGAAAATAGGATAGGAGAACAGATTGCATCTCCGCTTATTACGATCATCGATGACCCTACTCTGCACGAATTTGGGTATTATCCCTTTGATGCCGAAGGTTCCAAATCAAAAAGGACCGAAATAATCAGGGACGGGGTTTTCAATTCCTATCTTCACTCCCGGGAAACCGCAGCCAAACTCGGAGGAACTCCCGGGAACTGCAGGGCTCAGGGCTATTCCATGCCTGTTGTCAGGATGAGCAATACCTTCATTGACAACGGTGATTCTAAATTTGAAGAGATGCTGGAGGACGTCAGGGACGGCATGTACCTTGTAGGGTCAAGAGGCGGGCAGGTTAACACCGGAGAAGGCATATTCCAGTTCAATGCCGAAAAAGGGTACCTTATAAAGAACGGAGAACTTTCCGGACTCTTAAGGGATGTCTCCCTCTCAGGAAATACTCTTGAGATCCTGAACCATGTAACCCATGTGGGCAATGACCTGAAAATGACTGCTGGAAGATGCGGAAAAGCCGGACAGCTTGTACCTGTGTCTGATGGTTCCCCTCATATTGCAATCTCAAAAGCCCTTGTAGGAGGTGCCTGA